The following proteins are co-located in the Salifodinibacter halophilus genome:
- the rmuC gene encoding DNA recombination protein RmuC has protein sequence SPSTLLFVVRTIKHLWRQEAQSRNAQEIAKRGALLYDKLAAFVADLDKAASQLDGAHKTLEAARDKLGRGKGNAIRQAEMLR, from the coding sequence AGCCCGTCCACGCTGCTGTTCGTGGTGCGCACGATCAAGCACCTGTGGCGGCAGGAAGCGCAGAGCCGCAACGCGCAGGAGATCGCCAAGCGCGGCGCGCTGCTGTACGACAAGCTGGCCGCGTTCGTGGCCGATCTGGACAAAGCCGCGAGCCAGCTCGACGGCGCCCACAAGACGCTGGAGGCCGCGCGCGACAAGCTCGGCCGCGGAAAAGGCAACGCGATCCGCCAGGCCGAAATGCTGCG